A single genomic interval of Vulpes vulpes isolate BD-2025 chromosome 3, VulVul3, whole genome shotgun sequence harbors:
- the KCNA3 gene encoding potassium voltage-gated channel subfamily A member 3 gives MDELSGPGRPRALPAQRPASGGPAERAMTVVPGEHLPEPEAADGAGGPAPGGWERERERYEPLPPAPPAAGEQGCCGERVVINISGLRFETQLKTLGQFPETLLGDPGRRVRYFDPLRNEYFFDRNRPSFDAILYYYQSGGRIRRPVNVPIDVFSEEIRFYQLGEEAMEKFREDEGFLREEERPLPRRALQRQVWLLFEYPESSGPARGIAIVSVLVILVSIVIFCLETLPEFRDDKDYAAAAQEQPEAARNGTSGPPPAAGFADPFFVVETLCIIWFSFELLVRFFACPSKATFSRNIMNLIDIVAIIPYFITLGTELAERQGNGQQAMSLAILRVIRLVRVFRIFKLSRHSKGLQILGQTLKASMRELGLLIFFLFIGVILFSSAVYFAEADDPTSGFSSIPDAFWWAVVTMTTVGYGDMHPVTIGGKIVGSLCAIAGVLTIALPVPVIVSNFNYFYHRETEGEEQAQYMHVGSCQHLSSSAEELRKARSNSTLSKSDYMVIEEGGMNHSAFPQTPFKTGNSTATCTTNNNPNSCVNIKKIFTDV, from the coding sequence ATGGACGAGCTctccggccccggccgcccgcgcgccCTCCCTGCGCAGCGCCCCGCGAGCGGCGGCCCCGCCGAGCGCGCCATGACGGTGGTGCCCGGCGAGCACCTGCCGGAGCCCGAGGCGGCCGACGGCGCGGGGGGCCCGGCCCCGGGCGGctgggagcgggagcgggagcgctACGAGCCGctgccgcccgcgccgccggccgCCGGGGAGCAGGGCTGCTGCGGGGAGCGCGTGGTCATCAACATCTCGGGGCTGCGCTTCGAGACGCAGCTCAAGACCCTGGGCCAGTTCCCCGAGACGCTGCTGGGCGACCCCGGGCGGCGCGTGCGGTACTTCGACCCGCTCCGCAACGAGTACTTCTTCGACCGCAACCGGCCCAGCTTCGACGCCATCCTCTACTACTACCAGTCGGGCGGCCGCATCCGCCGGCCGGTGAACGTGCCCATCGACGTCTTCTCCGAGGAGATCCGCTTCTACCAGCTGGGCGAGGAGGCCATGGAGAAGTTCCGCGAGGACGAGGGCTTCCTGCGCGAGGAGGAGCGGCCCCTGCCGCGCCGCGCCCTGCAGCGCCAGGTGTGGCTGCTCTTCGAGTACCCCGAGAGCTCCGGGCCGGCGCGCGGCATCGCCATCGTGTCGGTGCTTGTCATCCTCGTGTCCATCGTCATCTTCTGCCTGGAGACGCTGCCCGAGTTCCGCGACGACAAGGACTACGCGGCGGCGGCGCAGGAGCAGCCCGAGGCGGCGCGCAATGGCACGTCGgggcccccccccgccgccggctTCGCGGACCCCTTCTTCGTGGTGGAGACCCTGTGCATCATCTGGTTCTCCTTCGAGCTGCTCGTGCGCTTCTTCGCCTGCCCCAGCAAAGCCACCTTCTCGCGGAACATCATGAACCTGATAGACATCGTGGCCATCATCCCCTACTTTATCACCCTGGGCACCGAACTGGCCGAGCGACAGGGCAACGGACAGCAGGCCATGTCCCTGGCCATCCTGCGGGTCATCCGGCTGGTGCGGGTCTTCCGCATCTTCAAGCTCTCCCGGCACTCCAAGGGGCTGCAGATCCTGGGCCAGACGCTCAAGGCGTCCATGCGGGAGCTCGGGCTgctcatcttcttcctcttcattggGGTCATCCTCTTCTCCAGCGCCGTCTACTTTGCCGAGGCAGACGACCCCACCTCGGGGTTTAGCAGCATCCCGGATGCCTTCTGGTGGGCAGTGGTGACCATGACGACAGTAGGTTACGGCGACATGCACCCGGTAACCATAGGGGGCAAGATCGTGGGGTCGCTCTGCGCCATCGCTGGTGTCCTGACCATCGCTCTGCCGGTGCCCGTGATCGTTTCCAACTTCAATTACTTCTACCACCGGGAGACGGAGGGGGAAGAGCAAGCCCAGTACATGCACGTGGGAAGTTGCCAGCACCTCTCCTCTTCGGCCGAGGAGCTCCGAAAAGCAAGGAGTAACTCGACTCTGAGTAAGTCGGACTACATGGTGATCGAAGAGGGGGGCATGAACCATAGCGCTTTCCCCCAGACCCCCTTCAAAACAGGCAATTCCACTGCCACCTGCACCACGAACAATAATCCCAACTCCTGTGTCaacatcaaaaaaatatttactgacgTTTAA